Proteins encoded within one genomic window of Bombus terrestris chromosome 11, iyBomTerr1.2, whole genome shotgun sequence:
- the LOC100646551 gene encoding uncharacterized protein CG5098 isoform X3, whose translation MPQHGPFIFGVAPKWALSNNFMQWDYIQELVAHGGVPDVYNLRHKEENISVSDLDLTYVNQFINFIQSTKNKKIADSDIQKGTVDKCLSEFLEPVLKNHKESYSTCHSDDSKIKPSNLLDTNQTIDTYLFCKDKSENLSETKEKIDHHHKIIDCVPCLSQQSNIQNITQYKTLSKILEQYKNIYNLYASEEDKPLNLVKNLEDNKGCCNKQSEDKKKLCNFTDIKVSLKDCAISDRTNHSCNIENCYNTKYKEIDYGLLKFSDLDDLSPKLKIDKTLLKASKSKLCKNLETKLNCVPNKYLEQESTLALNKYLSNKTSVFLREKKNTNVSFINSPLNVKDTSIKSESCSDEQINKSKNSYFVNTCKPTLSNWEDFEMSGQYPGHSRPPVGTPPPQTVWNHLTMAQSQVSGLNIHPTALSGAALSPAGFYTHPSMARASHITSQLTPQLAHTQAPPTWHTPTVPSKTVTPANTPGNPLFSLQMLVDNRQNQSQYRNSPGSQSTLDLSSTSEIIPENYSRIPQDIPISLTARNVDKGSRNGNIISPPIPLNGETSSDSGISSSVPTPNSVSEPVSLSTKEVTTPKITVKNFESNLKGVANLHDKIKEMNVDNFTQKVINLPPSVTIERVVPEKKELEVTKNKDTLSVIAQVPRNVLPVIVNLASKVDKDVTDSPKRESSSERDRKIEETNVRSPKNLPKRGKKGVDSLLEKLEGGNKKLGSAENIGSVIVMPVEERDTSSVKSMSPDRQKSKSPNREDEVVSPAFSNDDSNDNTKQRRKRKLEKPVRLSKDSKTEVEDMELEPTEPTEPRTSEPITEETNATPVVKLEDNIDTAEQRISEKIEESVDETSEENQPIRRRRSSESTPPSSTPSNQRVRRKSSDDATEFSKVTSPKPVNNTNPFNEVESELEKMFAGIVETETDVKKEESKSELTEPELQSGSTTKVENLENNVLHTKEAQSINPTDVSSTVDTKMSGKKGKKTKVQGAKRKISRSSENIFGTVGNDIPHKEIKKRRISKSSKKQDASKKTKKNAKVDGIREMTYDSGSNASSIRSRGPVVHVEGPRDSPLSIQVVNAPREEEEEKSKEKRKSIGNGNAGRSKRLSHQNDLDYRGKVSRAGLFSSTLSSRYDAHTTDSTWVCVFCKQGPHSVIPGDPARPHPNLAGPHIAPGTYTVPAGVLSDLFGPYLIGKERLEDGILSADEQEITTEQKKGGKNKRSLRYAGLADQFTAKMGKKKRNSIESNTNAMFTGMTVLPGEEQRWEVWLHEQCAVWAAGVYMAGGRVTGLQEAVWDAAKSLCDSCGLTGANIGCVKRGCKAVTHYPCALTKGWHLDTNQYIPKCNLHRVT comes from the exons GGCCATTTATATTTGGAGTTGCGCCAAAATGGGCGCTATCAAATAATTTCATGCAGTGGGATTACATACAAGAATTGGTAGCACATGGTGGTGTGCCTGACGTTTATAATTTACGTCACAAGGAAGAAAATATAAGTGTGTCGGATTTAGATTTAACTTATGTTAATCAATTTATAAACTTCATACAatcaacaaaaaataaaaagattgcaGATTCTGATATACAGAAGGGAACAGTTGATAAATGCTTATCAGAATTTTTAGAGCCTGTGCTTAAAAATCACAAGGAAAGTTATAGTACCTGTCACAGTGACGATAGTAAAATAAAACCATCTAATTTATTGGATACTAACCAAACCATAGATACTTACTTATTTTGCAAAGACAAAAGTGAAAATTTATCTGAAACAAAGGAGAAAATTGATCATCATCATAAAATTATTGATTGTGTTCCTTGCTTGTCACAACAatcaaatatacaaaatattacacAGTACAAGACATTATCTAAAATTTTGGAgcagtataaaaatatttataatctttatGCTTCTGAAGAAGACAAGCCACTTAATTTAGTAAAAAACTTGGAAGATAATAAAGGCTGTTGTAACAAACAAagtgaagataaaaagaagctGTGTAATTTTACAGATATAAAAGTATCTTTAAAGGACTGTGCCATTTCAGATCGAACAAATCATTCCTGTAATATAGAAAATTGCTACAACACAAAGTACAAGGAAATAGACtatggtttattaaaattttcagatCTAGATGATTTATCtcctaaattaaaaattgataaaacgttACTTAAAGCTTCAAAatctaaattatgtaaaaatttagAAACAAAGTTAAATTGTGTACCAAATAAATACTTAGAACAAGAAAGTACTCTTGctcttaataaatatttgagTAATAAAACTTCAGTGTTTTTGCGTGAGAAGAAGAATACAAatgtttcttttataaattcacCTCTGAATGTCAAAGATACAAGTATTAAAAGTGAATCTTGTTCAgacgaacaaataaataaatcaaagaaCTCGTATTTTGTAAATACCTGCAAACCAACATTAAGTAATTGGGAGGATTTCGAAATGTCAGGACAATATCCAGGTCATAGCCGACCTCCGGTTGGCACACCCCCACCTCAGACAGTTTGGAATCATCTTACAATGGCACAAAGTCAAG TTTCAGGATTGAACATTCATCCAACAGCCTTGTCAGGTGCAGCATTGAGTCCGGCAGGATTTTACACACATCCATCTATGGCAAGAGCATCTCATATAACATCACAACTTACACCACAACTTGCACATACTCAAGCACCTCCAACATGGCATACACCAACTGTTCCATCAAAAACAGTTACTCCAGCCAATACACCAGGAAATCCTTTGTTTAGTTTACAAATGCTGGTAGATAATAGACAGAACCAAAGTCAGTATAGAAACTCACCTGGTTCACAAAGTACACTAGATTTATCATCTACTTCTGAAATTATTCCTGAAAATTATTCTCGCATACCTCAAGATATCCCAATAAGTTTGACTGCAAGGAATGTAGATAAGGGTAGcagaaatggaaatattatttctcCTCCAATACCTTTGAATGGAGAAACTTCATCTGATAGTGGAATTAGTTCGTCGGTTCCGACACCTAATTCTGTTAGTGAACCAGTTTCACTCTCAACAAAGGAAGTTACAACACCTAAAATAACAGTAAAAAACTTTGAAAGCAATTTAAAAGGAGTGGCAAATCTTCATGATAAGATTAAGGAGATGAATGTAGATAATTTTACGCAAAAAGTTATAAATTTACCACCTAGTGTTACGATTGAAAGGGTAGTTCCAGAGAAGAAAGAGCTTGAGGttacaaaaaataaagatacattAAGTGTCATTGCACAAGTACCAAGAAATGTTTTGCCTGTTATTGTAAACCTTGCCTCTAAAGTGGACAAAGATGTAACAGATAGTCCGAAAAGAGAATCGTCTTCAGAACGAGATCGAAAGATCGAAGAGACGAATGTAAGATCACCTaaaaatttaccaaaaagaGGTAAAAAGGGTGTAGATTCTCTGTTAGAAAAGTTAGAAGGTGGTAATAAAAAACTTGGCAGTGCTGAAAATATTGGATCTGTTATTGTAATGCCAGTAGAGGAAAGAGATACATCGAGTGTTAAAAGCATGTCCCCCGATAGACAGAAATCGAAATCTCCAAATAGGGAAGACGAAGTAGTATCTCCAGCTTTCAGTAATGACGATTCTAACGATAATACTAAGCAAcgcagaaaaagaaaactagAAAAGCCTGTACGGCTTAGTAAAGACTCTAAAACAGAAGTAGAAGATATGGAATTAGAACCTACAGAACCAACAGAACCTAGAACAAGTGAACCAATAACAGAAGAAACAAATGCAACTCCAGTTGTCAAATTAGAAGACAATATTGATACAGCAGAGCAGAGAATATCTgaaaaaatcgaagaaagtGTAGACGAAACAAGTGAGGAGAATCAACCTATTAGAAGGCGGAGGAGTAGTGAAAGTACACCTCCTAGTTCAACTCCATCGAATCAGAGGGTTAGAAGAAAATCTAGCGATGATGCGACTGAATTTTCAAAAGTAACAAGTCCAAAACCTGTAAATAATACAAATCCGTTTAATGAGGTTGAATCAGAACTTGAAAAGATGTTCGCCGGTATCGTTGAGACAGAGACAGATGTCAAAAAGGAAGAATCAAAATCAGAACTTACAGAACCTGAACTTCAATCCGGGAGCACAACGAAGgtcgaaaatttagaaaataatgtgTTACACACAAAAGAGGCGCAAAGTATAAATCCTACTGATGTTTCGTCTACAGTTGATACAAAAATGTctggaaagaaagggaaaaaaactAAAGTACAAGGTGCTAAACGAAAAATATCCAGATcatctgaaaatatttttggaaCTGTGGGTAATGATATACCTCATAAGGAAATCAAAAAGAGAAGAATATCTAAGAGTTCGAAAAAGCAAGACGCCTCGAAAAAGACTAAGAAAAATGCAAAAGTGGATGGAATAAGAGAAATGACATATGATTCTGGGTCAAATGCAAGTTCTATTAGGTCTCGTGGGCCAGTAGTTCATGTTGAAGGTCCAAGGGACAGTCCATTAAGTATTCAAGTAGTTAATGCACCacgggaagaagaagaagaaaaaagtaaagaaaaacgaaagagtATTGGAAATGGTAATGCGGGGAGAAGTAAGAGACTCAGCCATCAAAACGATTTAGATTATAGGG GTAAAGTCAGTAGAGCGGGTCTCTTTAGTTCAACGTTGTCATCACGTTATGACGCACATACAACAGATTCCACATGGGTGTGCGTATTTTGTAAACAAGGTCCTCATTCTGTAATACCTGGGGATCCTGCTCGACCACATCCTAATTTAGCTGGTCCGCATATAGCACCTGGAACATACACT GTTCCAGCTGGTGTTTTGAGTGATTTATTTGGGCCATACTTAATTGGTAAAGAACGTTTAGAAGATGGAATTCTTTCGGCTGATGAACAAGAGATTACTACAGAACAGAAGAAAGGTGGTAAGAATAAAAGGAGTTTGAGGTACGCTGGGTTAGCCGATCAGTTTACTGCAAAGAtgggtaaaaagaaaagaaattccatTGAAAGTAATACTAATGCCATGTTTACGGGAATGACTGTACTCCCCGGGGAAGAACAACGTTGGGAAGTGTGGCTTCATGAACAGTGTGCTGTTTGGGCAGCTGGGGTGTACATGGCAG GTGGAAGAGTAACAGGTTTACAAGAAGCTGTATGGGATGCAGCAAAGTCGTTATGTGACTCTTGTGGTTTAACAGGAGCAAATATTGGTTGCGTTAAACGCGGTTGTAAAGCCGTTACGCATTACCCCTGTGCATTAACAAAAGGCTGGCACTTGGATACTAATCAGTATATACCGAAGTGCAACCTTCATCGGGTTACGTGA
- the LOC100646551 gene encoding uncharacterized protein CG5098 isoform X4, with protein MQWDYIQELVAHGGVPDVYNLRHKEENISVSDLDLTYVNQFINFIQSTKNKKIADSDIQKGTVDKCLSEFLEPVLKNHKESYSTCHSDDSKIKPSNLLDTNQTIDTYLFCKDKSENLSETKEKIDHHHKIIDCVPCLSQQSNIQNITQYKTLSKILEQYKNIYNLYASEEDKPLNLVKNLEDNKGCCNKQSEDKKKLCNFTDIKVSLKDCAISDRTNHSCNIENCYNTKYKEIDYGLLKFSDLDDLSPKLKIDKTLLKASKSKLCKNLETKLNCVPNKYLEQESTLALNKYLSNKTSVFLREKKNTNVSFINSPLNVKDTSIKSESCSDEQINKSKNSYFVNTCKPTLSNWEDFEMSGQYPGHSRPPVGTPPPQTVWNHLTMAQSQVSGLNIHPTALSGAALSPAGFYTHPSMARASHITSQLTPQLAHTQAPPTWHTPTVPSKTVTPANTPGNPLFSLQMLVDNRQNQSQYRNSPGSQSTLDLSSTSEIIPENYSRIPQDIPISLTARNVDKGSRNGNIISPPIPLNGETSSDSGISSSVPTPNSVSEPVSLSTKEVTTPKITVKNFESNLKGVANLHDKIKEMNVDNFTQKVINLPPSVTIERVVPEKKELEVTKNKDTLSVIAQVPRNVLPVIVNLASKVDKDVTDSPKRESSSERDRKIEETNVRSPKNLPKRGKKGVDSLLEKLEGGNKKLGSAENIGSVIVMPVEERDTSSVKSMSPDRQKSKSPNREDEVVSPAFSNDDSNDNTKQRRKRKLEKPVRLSKDSKTEVEDMELEPTEPTEPRTSEPITEETNATPVVKLEDNIDTAEQRISEKIEESVDETSEENQPIRRRRSSESTPPSSTPSNQRVRRKSSDDATEFSKVTSPKPVNNTNPFNEVESELEKMFAGIVETETDVKKEESKSELTEPELQSGSTTKVENLENNVLHTKEAQSINPTDVSSTVDTKMSGKKGKKTKVQGAKRKISRSSENIFGTVGNDIPHKEIKKRRISKSSKKQDASKKTKKNAKVDGIREMTYDSGSNASSIRSRGPVVHVEGPRDSPLSIQVVNAPREEEEEKSKEKRKSIGNGNAGRSKRLSHQNDLDYRGKVSRAGLFSSTLSSRYDAHTTDSTWVCVFCKQGPHSVIPGDPARPHPNLAGPHIAPGTYTVPAGVLSDLFGPYLIGKERLEDGILSADEQEITTEQKKGGKNKRSLRYAGLADQFTAKMGKKKRNSIESNTNAMFTGMTVLPGEEQRWEVWLHEQCAVWAAGVYMAGGRVTGLQEAVWDAAKSLCDSCGLTGANIGCVKRGCKAVTHYPCALTKGWHLDTNQYIPKCNLHRVT; from the exons ATGCAGTGGGATTACATACAAGAATTGGTAGCACATGGTGGTGTGCCTGACGTTTATAATTTACGTCACAAGGAAGAAAATATAAGTGTGTCGGATTTAGATTTAACTTATGTTAATCAATTTATAAACTTCATACAatcaacaaaaaataaaaagattgcaGATTCTGATATACAGAAGGGAACAGTTGATAAATGCTTATCAGAATTTTTAGAGCCTGTGCTTAAAAATCACAAGGAAAGTTATAGTACCTGTCACAGTGACGATAGTAAAATAAAACCATCTAATTTATTGGATACTAACCAAACCATAGATACTTACTTATTTTGCAAAGACAAAAGTGAAAATTTATCTGAAACAAAGGAGAAAATTGATCATCATCATAAAATTATTGATTGTGTTCCTTGCTTGTCACAACAatcaaatatacaaaatattacacAGTACAAGACATTATCTAAAATTTTGGAgcagtataaaaatatttataatctttatGCTTCTGAAGAAGACAAGCCACTTAATTTAGTAAAAAACTTGGAAGATAATAAAGGCTGTTGTAACAAACAAagtgaagataaaaagaagctGTGTAATTTTACAGATATAAAAGTATCTTTAAAGGACTGTGCCATTTCAGATCGAACAAATCATTCCTGTAATATAGAAAATTGCTACAACACAAAGTACAAGGAAATAGACtatggtttattaaaattttcagatCTAGATGATTTATCtcctaaattaaaaattgataaaacgttACTTAAAGCTTCAAAatctaaattatgtaaaaatttagAAACAAAGTTAAATTGTGTACCAAATAAATACTTAGAACAAGAAAGTACTCTTGctcttaataaatatttgagTAATAAAACTTCAGTGTTTTTGCGTGAGAAGAAGAATACAAatgtttcttttataaattcacCTCTGAATGTCAAAGATACAAGTATTAAAAGTGAATCTTGTTCAgacgaacaaataaataaatcaaagaaCTCGTATTTTGTAAATACCTGCAAACCAACATTAAGTAATTGGGAGGATTTCGAAATGTCAGGACAATATCCAGGTCATAGCCGACCTCCGGTTGGCACACCCCCACCTCAGACAGTTTGGAATCATCTTACAATGGCACAAAGTCAAG TTTCAGGATTGAACATTCATCCAACAGCCTTGTCAGGTGCAGCATTGAGTCCGGCAGGATTTTACACACATCCATCTATGGCAAGAGCATCTCATATAACATCACAACTTACACCACAACTTGCACATACTCAAGCACCTCCAACATGGCATACACCAACTGTTCCATCAAAAACAGTTACTCCAGCCAATACACCAGGAAATCCTTTGTTTAGTTTACAAATGCTGGTAGATAATAGACAGAACCAAAGTCAGTATAGAAACTCACCTGGTTCACAAAGTACACTAGATTTATCATCTACTTCTGAAATTATTCCTGAAAATTATTCTCGCATACCTCAAGATATCCCAATAAGTTTGACTGCAAGGAATGTAGATAAGGGTAGcagaaatggaaatattatttctcCTCCAATACCTTTGAATGGAGAAACTTCATCTGATAGTGGAATTAGTTCGTCGGTTCCGACACCTAATTCTGTTAGTGAACCAGTTTCACTCTCAACAAAGGAAGTTACAACACCTAAAATAACAGTAAAAAACTTTGAAAGCAATTTAAAAGGAGTGGCAAATCTTCATGATAAGATTAAGGAGATGAATGTAGATAATTTTACGCAAAAAGTTATAAATTTACCACCTAGTGTTACGATTGAAAGGGTAGTTCCAGAGAAGAAAGAGCTTGAGGttacaaaaaataaagatacattAAGTGTCATTGCACAAGTACCAAGAAATGTTTTGCCTGTTATTGTAAACCTTGCCTCTAAAGTGGACAAAGATGTAACAGATAGTCCGAAAAGAGAATCGTCTTCAGAACGAGATCGAAAGATCGAAGAGACGAATGTAAGATCACCTaaaaatttaccaaaaagaGGTAAAAAGGGTGTAGATTCTCTGTTAGAAAAGTTAGAAGGTGGTAATAAAAAACTTGGCAGTGCTGAAAATATTGGATCTGTTATTGTAATGCCAGTAGAGGAAAGAGATACATCGAGTGTTAAAAGCATGTCCCCCGATAGACAGAAATCGAAATCTCCAAATAGGGAAGACGAAGTAGTATCTCCAGCTTTCAGTAATGACGATTCTAACGATAATACTAAGCAAcgcagaaaaagaaaactagAAAAGCCTGTACGGCTTAGTAAAGACTCTAAAACAGAAGTAGAAGATATGGAATTAGAACCTACAGAACCAACAGAACCTAGAACAAGTGAACCAATAACAGAAGAAACAAATGCAACTCCAGTTGTCAAATTAGAAGACAATATTGATACAGCAGAGCAGAGAATATCTgaaaaaatcgaagaaagtGTAGACGAAACAAGTGAGGAGAATCAACCTATTAGAAGGCGGAGGAGTAGTGAAAGTACACCTCCTAGTTCAACTCCATCGAATCAGAGGGTTAGAAGAAAATCTAGCGATGATGCGACTGAATTTTCAAAAGTAACAAGTCCAAAACCTGTAAATAATACAAATCCGTTTAATGAGGTTGAATCAGAACTTGAAAAGATGTTCGCCGGTATCGTTGAGACAGAGACAGATGTCAAAAAGGAAGAATCAAAATCAGAACTTACAGAACCTGAACTTCAATCCGGGAGCACAACGAAGgtcgaaaatttagaaaataatgtgTTACACACAAAAGAGGCGCAAAGTATAAATCCTACTGATGTTTCGTCTACAGTTGATACAAAAATGTctggaaagaaagggaaaaaaactAAAGTACAAGGTGCTAAACGAAAAATATCCAGATcatctgaaaatatttttggaaCTGTGGGTAATGATATACCTCATAAGGAAATCAAAAAGAGAAGAATATCTAAGAGTTCGAAAAAGCAAGACGCCTCGAAAAAGACTAAGAAAAATGCAAAAGTGGATGGAATAAGAGAAATGACATATGATTCTGGGTCAAATGCAAGTTCTATTAGGTCTCGTGGGCCAGTAGTTCATGTTGAAGGTCCAAGGGACAGTCCATTAAGTATTCAAGTAGTTAATGCACCacgggaagaagaagaagaaaaaagtaaagaaaaacgaaagagtATTGGAAATGGTAATGCGGGGAGAAGTAAGAGACTCAGCCATCAAAACGATTTAGATTATAGGG GTAAAGTCAGTAGAGCGGGTCTCTTTAGTTCAACGTTGTCATCACGTTATGACGCACATACAACAGATTCCACATGGGTGTGCGTATTTTGTAAACAAGGTCCTCATTCTGTAATACCTGGGGATCCTGCTCGACCACATCCTAATTTAGCTGGTCCGCATATAGCACCTGGAACATACACT GTTCCAGCTGGTGTTTTGAGTGATTTATTTGGGCCATACTTAATTGGTAAAGAACGTTTAGAAGATGGAATTCTTTCGGCTGATGAACAAGAGATTACTACAGAACAGAAGAAAGGTGGTAAGAATAAAAGGAGTTTGAGGTACGCTGGGTTAGCCGATCAGTTTACTGCAAAGAtgggtaaaaagaaaagaaattccatTGAAAGTAATACTAATGCCATGTTTACGGGAATGACTGTACTCCCCGGGGAAGAACAACGTTGGGAAGTGTGGCTTCATGAACAGTGTGCTGTTTGGGCAGCTGGGGTGTACATGGCAG GTGGAAGAGTAACAGGTTTACAAGAAGCTGTATGGGATGCAGCAAAGTCGTTATGTGACTCTTGTGGTTTAACAGGAGCAAATATTGGTTGCGTTAAACGCGGTTGTAAAGCCGTTACGCATTACCCCTGTGCATTAACAAAAGGCTGGCACTTGGATACTAATCAGTATATACCGAAGTGCAACCTTCATCGGGTTACGTGA